GTAGCGCACGGCATCACGCAGCACTCAAATCTACAACTAACTGTGTGGAGCAAGACTTCTTCCAATGACAGGAGAATGCGATGAGCACCCTCGTAGCACAAGGGCATCCATCCAGACGAGCGAGCTAGGGTTACTCACTCGAAAACAGACGAGCGGACGGATCTCCGCTCCGCTCAACTCCACTCCACCGGAGCGACGGTGGAGCGGGGCTTCGGCGGAGGGAGGCGCGGCAGGTGCAGCGAGGATCCGGCACCGGCGGGCGGCGGAGCGGGGGGATGGGAGGAGGCCGACGGCGGTGTGCTCGGCTGCACTAGGGAACTCGGGAGCCTGGGGTCTGGGCTTAAGAGGAGCCTTGGAAGGTGATGAGACGAGACAATGGGCCAGCAGCCCAGAGGTCCATTGAGCCTACATAGGCTGGGTATTATGGGCCTTAAGGAGTTAGGAGTTGGACCgccccctttttttttttggcgtgCTCGGAAAAGAAAAATGTTTCCCAGCTTCTCTCCTCTGACTCTCTTGAGTCCTCTCTGGCTCTCTCTGATCCGCGGCACCGCCGCTCGCGCTCGAGGGGAGGCGTCAACGGTCAACCCCCATCTTCGACTTCGGGGGACTCCCTAGCCGTAACTTCTTGGTTGCCCGGAGACCTGTAAGCCGAGCTAGCCCTAGCAACCGCTCCCTGGCGACCTTCAGCGTCTTGGAGTACGCATTTCTGTCCAAGCAAGCAAGTAAGCAACTCATGTACTCGCCAATTCTTGCTCAGATGGTTCCACAGGTTCTGTCTTTCTTGAAAAGTTGTGGTAGATACTTGGTCAAGTTGGTGGCTTGGTACCCAGGATTATAGCTATATGACTGATGACCCCAGGGTGTTCGATGAAATGCTTGACTACGAGCTCTGTGCCTTTATCTTATATTAAACGTCAACATTACAGTCATGCTGAATACTTTGGAGAATACATTTAAGGGTTTCGTACATCCGAGTACGTTCAAACATGAAATCGAGGCAAACTTAGCAAGATCATGGGCTACTATATTTGCCTCTCTCTTGACATGCGATAATTCAAAAACCATGCATCTCCCTATATGCTCTTGAATTTCATTTAGAACAGGCAGGATAGTCGACTTGTTATTATCATTAGTTTTTCACAAGGATTGCATCCCTAAACTATCAGTTTCCATCATTACCTTCGGCCGATTCAGCAAATCCATCAAAACAGCCCCATCAGTTGCAGCATAGGCTTCAACAGAGAGAATACTTGGGATCGAGCCATACCATTTGCATTTGGCTGCTAGAACCTGACCATTTTCATCTCGAATAACCACCCCGGTAGCAATTTGCTGACTTTCCGCCTTGAAAGTAGTATCCATGTTGATCTTCACAAATCGGGCAGGAGGTAGCTTCCAATTCATAATTTGTGCATTGTCCTTTTCTGACATAGATTCACTGGAAACGATTAGATCAGAAGATAATTCTTTCGCCCACCTACAGGCCTGTATCAAATTCATTTTTGTTTCCCCATGGCGTCTTTCATTGTGCACTGCCCAATCTGCCCACATTCCACATAAAATGGGTCCACGGTTTGGAGCAGGACAATGAATTATCCAGTAAATCAAAGCACCATGTAGCAGGATGCAATTTAGGTAATTTAATATTATACAGTTAATAGGACTGCCAAAACATGGTAGCAAAAGTACAATAATTAAAACATGATAAATAATTTCATCTTGAACACCACAGTCAGGACATGTACCTTGAGTTTTGATATGCCTTTCCATCAGATTTTCTTTCACTGGCACATAATTATGCATTACCCACCACCAAAAAAAACTTCACTTTGGGAGGGATTGTTAGCATCCATATCTTTTTCCAAACTGGATTTTCCTCACTTACTGAAGAATTTGCAGTATTTGTTTTATTCTGTTCCAACATTCGCATTGAGAGGGATATTAATCGATATGCCATTTTTTCCACACCCTATGCCCACATATCCACCTTCAAGCTTCCAAGTGGAATTTTCTGGATTGCCTTTGCATCAGCCACGAGGAATTTTTCCTTTAAACTGTTCATTCCAAGCAGAACCTTCTGAAGTGAGGAGTTCATGAACCCCCTCAACTGTAGCTTCTGGTTTCCTGTGAGTAGTTCATTCATCATTGAACGAGTCAATAGCAGATGTGTTCCATGTGAGGAGCGTTAGAGCCAAGATACTTTGTATATACTTGCGTGTAAATCGCCAGTGTTTTCTGGACATTGTGTTCTTTTTGTGTGATCAAAACCTAATCTTACTGCAATTTTGCCCTTTTCAGTACTGAATATTGTTCCATCCACTCTGTTGATGCTAATGGAGTCTGGTAGCCCAGTTTCGAAGAAATCACGATTGTTCCACTCAGAGGATTGTGAAATGGAGGAAGTGCCTTCCAATGCAGCGGGCGTGAATCCGAGTTTGCAATGGACCCAGTGGCAGATTCTGGACTCCATTCTCCCAACCGGTGGTTTCGCACATTCCTACGGCCTTGAAGCTGCTATGCAATCTCGTATGGTGAACAACCAGGAAGACTTGAAGTCATTTGTCATCCAGGTTCTGGACAACACTGGCAGCCTGTTGCTTCCATTCGTGTACTGTGCTAGCAAGTCCCCTGATGCAGCGGGATGGGTCAAGCTGGATCAGTTGCTGGAAGCTACATTGACGAACGAGGTTGCGAGGAAGGCATCCACATCTCAAGGCTCAGCTCTGCTGAGGGTGGCTGCGTCTGTCTTCACTGAGATTCAAGCGCTGCAGGATCTCCGGCGGACATTCCTTGGTTCTAAGAGCGTGTCATTTCACCACGCGCCTATATTTGGGTTGATATGTGGGCTAGTTGGATTTGACAGTGAAACAGCGGAGCGGGCTTACATGTTTGTGACAATGAGGGATGTGTTCTCTGCCGCGACTAGACTCAATTTGATCGGACCGCTGGCTGCTTCAGTGCTGCAGCACCAGGTTGCACCAGATGCCGAAAGGATGATGCAGAAATGGAGGGACCGTGATGTCTCTGAGGCATCACAGACTGCCCCACTGCTCGATGCGTTGCAGGGTTGCCATGCTTACATGTTCTCCAGGCTGTTTTGTTCATGAGAATAAGGTGAGCATACACACAACTCTATATTAGATGATCCGGTCATGCTTTGATGCTATTCTGATAAATTTCTGTTACCTTTTGAGTTACTCTGCATGAGGCCTCTTCCATGATAATGTTTGATGGCTAGCAAAAGGCAATTGAGTGACGACCTTCAGAATCATTATATGCATTCAAACCATTATATGCATGATGCATTATATGCATTTATTTAAACCGTTATATGCATTCAAACAATAATATGCATGATGCAGTGTTTGAGTTACTCTGCATGATGCATTCAAACcatatatgcatttatgatctttcCATCCAAGTGATTCCAAGTGTTTGACTTTGGTGGTGCTTAAGTTATTGTCTGATATTgatgtatataaatatataataatCTACAGCATAGTATACGAATACTGGCATCAGATATATGGAATAGATCTACAGCATATAATATTGATGCATAGCAATTCTTTAATTCTAcatcatatatataataatatccCTGGAAAATACTGGCAGCCTTCCATGGTCATGGCTCCAAGTGATTTCTGTACGTTTAAGTTGTTACCTGATACTGATGATGCATATAATAATCTACAGCATAGTGCTAGTAGACAAGAGGCTTTGCCAGGTCCATTTTGTGCTATTCTAGGTCACAGAACTCAAGATGAACACGTGAATTCCTGATAGACCCAACAAGATGTCCAGATGCCCTTATTCTGTATTTTTGTTTAACTTCTGCTTCTTTCAAGTTACTGAAATGAATGTGCAATTTGTTGTATTCTTGCCACAGGATTACCTCGACAGAAGTCAAGGACAACTGCCTTGTCATAAATAAAAATAACATCAGGTGATCACAAGAATCCCAGGGACGGATTATTGATTATTATGCCTCATACTGACCCTCGTTGTTATTTTCATGCAAACTTGTACAACAAAGACGCAAATAATGCATCATTAATATTTGGTGTGTACCATCTCTACCATCTATTACACCCATCATAGCATCGTCTCTTCATATTCAACGATTGTACGACATAAATATTTGCATGTCAAGTGTTACAAAGAACACACTTTTTTTATTTTCGTTCCATGATACAAAGTGCCTCATACCGCAGCTTGCTTAGCTTCAAGGGACTTCTCATAATCCTCAATGGATTTGAACAGCtgggagaagtttcccttgccaaaCCCGCCACAGCcacccttctggtattcttgCCCCTTCTCATCCTTCTCCATGCACCCGATCCTTTGAATGATCTCCAAGAACAACGTTGGCCTGAATGACATAGCTGATCCAATTAGATTTTGGATTGCATAGAGGTCGAGGAAATAACCATGCATTGACACTAGAATGCTAAGCTAAAATCTTCAAAATTAAGTGCAGAGTAACAATGGTGATAATGGATTGTTGTGCATCATGTACATGTAGTAATCAGTTGGGACTTGGGAGCTCGAATATGATTCACAGGATGCAAAAGGATCCTCTCTTTGATGTCACGATCTTCATAAAGATGCATCATGCATGGAGGCACAAAAGGAGATTTTCATACCTTTGTACTGTATATTCTATATGCCTGCCATCCTGAATTAGCTGAGTACCTATCCTGAAATTGTTCCTTTGCAATTCTACATGCATCATGCACTGCCAAAAGGAAGGTCAAAGAAGCAGCATTTTACCTGTCCCCCACTGGCTTGGTGAAGATTTGGAGCAGCACGCCCTGGTCATCCCTGTCCACCAGCACCCCTAGTTCCTGGCACTCCTTAATCTGCGCCTCCGTGAGCACGTCCCCGGCGCGCCGCCTCACGCCGTCATAGTAGTCGGGCGGCGGAGGCGCCATGAACTCGAAGCCGCCCATGGCCGAGCGCGCCTGCATCTCCCTGAGCGTCCTGAGCACGTCGTCGCTGGCCAGCGCCATGTGCTGCACACCGGGGCCGCCGTGGTGGTCCAAGTACGTCTGTATCTGGCTGCGGCGCTTGGTGCCGTGCACCGGCTCGTTGAGTGGGAGCAGCACGTTCTCGGCGTTGTTGGCGAGCACCATCGAGTTGAGCCCGCTCTCCGTGGTGCCCACGTCCTCCGCCGTGAACTCGGCGAACTCGTGGAACCCCGTGAAGCCAGCGAAgtaggcggccgccgccgccagctccGGCACGTTGCCGACGATGTGGTCGAACCTCCTCAGCCCGTAGTCCACCGCCCCGGGGCTGCTCACGCCCTCGAACCCCGGCAGGAAGGGCGCGTCCGCGTCGTCCGGGTAGCTCACGTACCGGAGCACGACGTCGCCGTAGAGCACGACCTCGGCGAGGCGGAAGCCGAGGCCGAGCTCGACGGGCTCGAACGCCGGGCGCGCGCCGGCCGCGACGCTGGCGCGGAAGGCGTCCTCAGCGTCGGCGACGCGGAGCGCGACCGCGCGCACCGCGAGGCCGTGGTCGGCCGCGAAGGTCCGCGCGTCGTCGGCGGAGAAGGAGGGCAGCGAGGCGGTGGCGGCGTCGGCGCCGTGCGCGTAGGGCGCCGTGAAGAGGAACGCGAGGGCGCCCGAGCCGAGCAGCAGGGACGCGTGCGCGGTGTTCCCCGTGGAGAGGTCGGACCGCGCGGCGAGCGGCGCGCCGAGCCCGAAGGAGAAGCGGCCCGCGGCCGAGGCCGCGTCGGCGCACCAGAGCTCGACGTGGTGGAACGCGAGCGTGTGGAAGCGGTCGGAGCGCGGGTTCATGCGGACGAAGTTGCGGTGGCCGACGAGGCGGAACGCCGCCTGCTCCGCTGATGCCGCCGCCACGACGGCGCCGgttgcggcggcggtgggggtcgGGGGCATTGTGCTCGGAGGGCGTGGCGGCGTGGCGGCCTCCGCAGCTTGCAGTTGCAGGTGCGCTTGTGACTCTGGGGATGATGAGGGATGACTGATGAGGGGGTAAATAAAGGGTCGTGATGGGGCCACGTGTTCAGAGGATTCTGTCGTTGCGGCTGTGATTTGTCTCATGGTGTTTTGTTGCCTTGTTGGACAGTGGCTTGTCTTCACACTTCACAGTATGCGAAGTTGCTGGCTGGCCTAGGGGGCTACCCGGCTAGTGCACCAACAGCCTTGTACAGTGGATGGTGGCTTTCTGGATGGTGGCGTTCACAGGGAAGGTAGGAAGCGGCCGACGACGCGTGGACGAGCCGGAATGGGTTGGCTGTGGCCTGCGAGAGGCGCGCGACGCAGCGGACGAAGCTGCCATGGGCGAGCGCGGCCGCTCCGCCTCGTGCACAGACAGCTGCCGCTGCGGGCGAGTGCTCTTCCCCGCGCGTATCATCTTCCCCGAGACCGGCAACCCCGTCTTCTTCCTCTAAGTCCAACGCCGCCGCTAGCCAGAGGAGACGGACGAGCGCGGGCACGTCTAACGGAGGAGCACGGTACTTGACGTCCATATGCTTTCCTACGTCCCTGACAATGGGTCCATGTACGCGAGAGGCGTAGAAAATGACATAGACGAGGGATAGATGAAATTATAATAGCAGCTCTCTAAATAGGCGAATTGTAATGGCGTAAATCCAAACTTGAAATTTTGTAATGCCCTGGTTAAAAAAAACCTTTCTTCTTCCGTCGTTTGCCTCTGCAAAAGCCGGATGAAGCCAAGCCGCTCCCTTGGATGCCACCTGCGAGACCTCGACCGTGGACCCCGCCTTGACCGCGCGGACCGGCACCGTGACCTGCTCCCCTTATGGAATCTTCCCAGCCTCGCTACCTGCCCACGCCCTGGATGCTCGCCACATCGCACCGGCCGTCTTATCCACGACAAGGACGCCGACGTAGCCTGCGAAACCCTAGCACAAGGCCTATAAGAGACGCTCCCGCTAACCTACtccccacagccgccgccacagACGCTCCCTTCATCCCTGCCTCGCCTCCCTCCTCACCTCGCCGTAGTTGTGACGCCACCATGGCGCCGACGTGGAGCCCCCGAGCTTGACGCGGATTGGCACAGCGATAGCAGCCCTCCCCTGCGATCctcttgttagattgatctctaatcttaACTGGACCCAAcaacccagttgggcctttgattcgcgccctgatcgggggcgcccagcccaccatggctggagggcccctgtcaccctacgctataaaaagaggtgggggttgatggctcttatcacgaggttggtctgagccaagctccccaccgacaaaccctaaacccgatctaagtgaggggcgcaACCAGTGACTGGAAGTAcctccaccactgcactgcgccgccGTCGATCTTCACTGCCGACACCACATCTCCGACCCGTCTTCCCCGACCATCGCTGCCCATGCGCAAACTTCACCAACGAACCCGATGGCGGCCTCTGGATCATCCCCCTCCACGGTGTCAGGTTCGTCAGCCCTCGTCCAACCCTCTCAGTTTCTCTCTCGTTGCTTTAGAACGTGTTCTAGGTCTTTGATTCATGAAGCACCCCGGCTAGATCTACTCCTAGTGATTCCATAAGTATAACAATGGTACCAGGGCCATCGTTTTCTAGGGttttagatctagaacgggtaaaccgattagaaaagaaaaagaaggttAGATCTAGTGTGGCTCTAACAAGAACAGAGGGTTtgaatgaaccctaaccctaactaggtTAAGGAAATGAGAAAAGAAGAGGGTTTATCCTAACCCAAACCCTAACTGGGTAAAAGAAAGACAAGGAGGGCTCAGCACGCGATGCCAAACCCTAAAATCGTAGAGTCCCTCTAGGGAAGATAAACAGTgcccatcctgaaaccctaaccctaacataGTTAACCCTAACACAGTTAACCCTAATTCCTATCCTAATCGGTCAAAACCGAGAAGAGCAAACAAGAACcaaagaaggggaaaaggggaagaGGGAGACCCAGAGGGATTACCTCATCGTCATGCAGAACGGCACGCGGGGAGAAGAAGGCCAAGCCCGGGGGGAGTTGCTCACCGGACTCAGGACATAGGGGcgtcgcggccaggccgctcgacggtggcgcgctcacccactggggaggGCGCATGCCGAcgagggggccagcgacggcACCGGGGCTCTCTGCTCACTCTCGCCGTCATTGCTCGTCGCTCGGGCTTGCTCGGCTaagagagggaagggagaggagaAGGCCAATGGCCGCTAGGGTTTTGGCCGACGCGGCCGGGGGCGGTTTTGTTCGCCCGAAGACGCCGCGTAGCCGTTCGATCGGATCCAATGGCGCTAGATGCACGGGCCGCATCGTGGCCAAGGCGGGCGCGCGGAGCTTTGTCGACCTAGGCCCACGTTACGGCCTGGGTGTGGCCTGCGCGCACGGAGAGGTGGGCCAAGCTGGCTTTTGTCGGTTTTTGGGCCAAGAAAGTCACAATGAGCCCGCGAGCCGAtttgtgttttttctttttccagaaaaattgaaaaatggaaattggctcaaaagaaaatagaaaaag
This genomic window from Miscanthus floridulus cultivar M001 unplaced genomic scaffold, ASM1932011v1 fs_543_1_2, whole genome shotgun sequence contains:
- the LOC136532172 gene encoding urease accessory protein F-like isoform X2 — encoded protein: MYSPILAQMVPQVLSFLKSCVLNIVPSTLLMLMESGSPVSKKSRLFHSEDCEMEEVPSNAAGVNPSLQWTQWQILDSILPTGGFAHSYGLEAAMQSRMVNNQEDLKSFVIQVLDNTGSLLLPFVYCASKSPDAAGWVKLDQLLEATLTNEVARKASTSQGSALLRVAASVFTEIQALQDLRRTFLGSKSVSFHHAPIFGLICGLVGFDSETAERAYMFVTMRDVFSAATRLNLIGPLAASVLQHQVAPDAERMMQKWRDRDVSEASQTAPLLDALQGCHAYMFSRLFCS
- the LOC136532172 gene encoding urease accessory protein F-like isoform X1 — protein: MLMESGSPVSKKSRLFHSEDCEMEEVPSNAAGVNPSLQWTQWQILDSILPTGGFAHSYGLEAAMQSRMVNNQEDLKSFVIQVLDNTGSLLLPFVYCASKSPDAAGWVKLDQLLEATLTNEVARKASTSQGSALLRVAASVFTEIQALQDLRRTFLGSKSVSFHHAPIFGLICGLVGFDSETAERAYMFVTMRDVFSAATRLNLIGPLAASVLQHQVAPDAERMMQKWRDRDVSEASQTAPLLDALQGCHAYMFSRLFCS
- the LOC136532171 gene encoding 4-hydroxyphenylpyruvate dioxygenase-like, which translates into the protein MPPTPTAAATGAVVAAASAEQAAFRLVGHRNFVRMNPRSDRFHTLAFHHVELWCADAASAAGRFSFGLGAPLAARSDLSTGNTAHASLLLGSGALAFLFTAPYAHGADAATASLPSFSADDARTFAADHGLAVRAVALRVADAEDAFRASVAAGARPAFEPVELGLGFRLAEVVLYGDVVLRYVSYPDDADAPFLPGFEGVSSPGAVDYGLRRFDHIVGNVPELAAAAAYFAGFTGFHEFAEFTAEDVGTTESGLNSMVLANNAENVLLPLNEPVHGTKRRSQIQTYLDHHGGPGVQHMALASDDVLRTLREMQARSAMGGFEFMAPPPPDYYDGVRRRAGDVLTEAQIKECQELGVLVDRDDQGVLLQIFTKPVGDRPTLFLEIIQRIGCMEKDEKGQEYQKGGCGGFGKGNFSQLFKSIEDYEKSLEAKQAAV